The genomic window CGTCTCAAGCAGGCCGGCGACGAGGCCGAGGCCAAGGCGATCGCCACCCTGATCGAGCGGCGGCTCGGCCGCTCCGGCAGCGCCACCGCCGACCTCCTCTCAGACCGGGCCCGGCAGGCGATGAGCGGCAACGATCTGCCGCTGGCCGTCGAACTGATGGACCGTGCCGTCGCCCTGGAGCCGAACTGGGCCGAGGGCTGGAGCCGGCGCGCGACCGTGTTCTGGCGACTCTCCGATTCGGCCTCGGCCATCGCCGACCTGCAGCGGGCCCTGGTGCTGGAGCCGCGCCATTTCGAGGCC from Methylorubrum populi includes these protein-coding regions:
- a CDS encoding tetratricopeptide repeat protein; the encoded protein is MDVRRTLFLTVQCLGLALAGIGGPAVAAEKEKPASERKAHPPVSLDDLYARLKQAGDEAEAKAIATLIERRLGRSGSATADLLSDRARQAMSGNDLPLAVELMDRAVALEPNWAEGWSRRATVFWRLSDSASAIADLQRALVLEPRHFEAWAALGKLYLAQDDKGRALDAFRRAEGLYPQWDVLKKAIERLTPDVEGRDL